The DNA region GAAGGCGCGAAGCCGTGCAGAGAATGTGGAGAATGTAAACATTGCAATAAATCAGGCCGCCCACTTCGGGCGTCGACTATTACGCTCTGTATATCCCACTTTCCAGGTCAGTCAATTCCCTGGTAATCCGCGATCTCAACGAGATTGCCATCCAGGTCGCGGAAGTAGACGGACTGCATGGAACCGAGCGCGCCGCTCCGTTGCACAGGTCCCATCCCCAAGGCGACGCCGGCTTCCTCCAGCCGCCGGATCACAGCATCCAGAGAGCAGGACGCCCGCAGGCAGAAGTCCGCGCCGCCAGGCGTGGGCCGGGCAGCGTGGGGAACGATCTCGGCGCCGGCGCGGTGGAGATTGATCTTCTGCGAGCCGCAGGCCATGGCCAGGCGGCCGCCCTGCCTGAGCATGGGCAGCCCCAATGCGCGATCATAGAACGCGGCCGTCGCCTCCGGATCGCTCACCGTGAGCACGATGTGGTCGAATCCCCTGATCATGCCGAACCCCTCCTTGCCCATGGGCGCAGTCTCCGATTTTTTATCGTCCGGTCCTGTTCGCTTCCGCCGATCCGGTGTGCTATGGTCCGCTGGCGACGCAAAGTCTCATGCACATTCCGCGCCGCCGCCAGAGGTCATCCATGCGCATCGCACCACGTCTCAACCTGCCGGGGCGTCCCGGCGCGAAATTGCGGCTCGACGTAGTCCAGGTAGCCGTCACCAGCCGCTGCAACGCCTCCTGTGTGTACTGTCCGCACACAATGTACCGCAAGCAGTGGATCAACCAGGACCTCGATCCTGCTCTGTTCGAGGCCATGCTGCCTGCGCTGTCCGGGGTGAAGCGCATTCACCTGCAGGGTTGGGGTGAACCGTTTCTGCACCCCAATCTCGTGGACTTCATCAGCCAGGCCAAGAGGGCCGGGCTGCATGTCTCCACCACGACCAACGGCGCACGGCTCGATCCCAAGCTGCTCGAAGCCGCGGTGGCGGCCGGCCTGGACGATCTGGGCCTCTCCCTGGCCGGCGTCACGGCCGAAGAAAACGACGCCATCCGCGTGAGTGCGCCGTTCGAGGGCGTCAGCGAGACCATCGCCCGCGTGCACAGCCTGGCTTCAAAACGCCCCGTGCCCACGCTGCACATCGCCTACATGGCGCTCGCCTCGCACAGGCAGAGTGTCCATCGCCTGCCCGCGCTCATGGCTAGGCTGGGGGTTTCCGAAGGCGTGGTCAGCGCGCTGGGGTTCGCACCCGACAGGCACCTGGAGGAGGAAGGCATGCTGGCGCGAAACGACGAGGAGAAACGGACGCTGCGCTCCTTCCGCCGCTCCATGTTCCAGCTTTCCCTGGCCGCGGCCTTCCAGGGCATCAACCTGTACTACCAGCTCCCCCGGCCCAAACGCAGGAAAAGCTGCCCGGAAAACGTGGACTCGTCCCTGGTGGTGGGAGCGGACGGGCAGGTCGCGCCATGCGTCATGGGCCGGCTGCCTGTGAAGGGCAACTGCTACCACTGGTACGCCGGGGAGGAACGGCTCTACGCCCCGATGGTCTTTGCCACGCTGGACGCCGACCCGGCCGGACAGCTTGCCGAGGCCGCCTCCGGCCAGGCCAGACGCGAGTTCCTGCGGACCTTCCGGAACCGCCCGCCGCAGTCGTGCCTCCAGTGCGTCAAACGGCACATGGCGCCGGAGTAGCGCCCCCCTCACGTTTACTCTTCAAAAGAAGACACCACGCCCCTCCTTTAATTTATTAATTTATTTGATATTTTTTACGTGGCATCATCTTCCACTTTTTGCGCAAAGTATGCTATCCGAAAATTGCATCTGAAATCCCGTATCTTTTATTCGGGCGTACATGCGCATGACGCCGCAACGCGCAAGGGGGGAAAGCGGCGTGGCAGATCACGAAGCGAACGAAGGCGCCTTTCATCGAGACCTCTTCCGGGCCGTTTTCGAAAAAGCGCCTATCGGAGTCTTTACTTCCCGACCTGACGGCAAAAACCTCGACGTCAATCCGGCCCTTGCCGAAATGCTGGGCTATGATTCACCGCAGGAGGTGCTCGCCAACCTGGCGGGTCTGGCGACCCGCCTGCTACACGACTCCGGCGAACGGCCCGAGGACGTCAAGATAATCCGGCAGGCCCCGGACCTTATCGTCTTCTCCTACAAGTACACTCGGCCGGACGGCAGCAGCTTCATCGCCTTTCTCCACGTCTGCACCATCACGGAGCCGTTCTCGGGAACGCCGTACATCCTCGGTCTTGTGGAAGACGTTACGGATATGCGGAACCTGCAGGACAAGCTTGCGGAAAGCGAACAACGCCACCGCTCGCTTTTTGAAAAAGCACCCGTGGGCATCTACCAGTCCACGCCCGATGGCACGTATCTGTCCGTCAACCCGGAGTTCGCGCGGCTCCACGGGTTCTCCTCGCCACAGGAGCTGATCGACGAGGTCGAGGACAGCTCGGTGCAGCTCTACGCCAGCCCCCAACGCCGGCGGGAGCTTCTGGCCACCCTTGAACGCCATGACGAGGCCGTCAACTTCGAGGCCCTGGCCCGGCGCAAGGACGGCTCCACGTTCTGGTCCATGCGCAACGTGCGTCTCATCCGCGACGCGCAAGGACGGCCCGAACGCATCAAGGGCTTCGTCACGGACATCAACGAGCGCAAGCAGCTCGAATCGGTGCGCGAGGATGTGGAGAGCATCATCCGCCACGACCTCAAGAGCCCTGTTGTGGCAATGCTCGCTGGCCTCAAGATGCTTTCCTGGCGGCCGCTCATGGACGAGGACATGGACCTGGTGAACGAGCTGATGGGCACGGCCGAGCGGATGCTGCACATGCTGGAGCTCTCCAACGTCATGCATCGGATCGAGCAGGAGTGCTACACCCTCGAACCCGAGCCTGTGGACGTCACCGCTCTGCTCCACGAGGTCTCGGAGTCCATGCTCGCCAGCTTTCCGGACAGGAGCATCTCCCTGGAAAAGCCCCCGGCCGACCAGACGCCCTGCCTCATCATGGTGGAGCCGCTGCTTGCCCGCACCATCGTGGAAAACCTGATGAAAAACGCCCTGGAGGCAACGCCGGACCTTGGAGAGGTCACGATCACGGTTTCGGTTTCGGAAGACGATGTGTGCATCGTCGCCTTCCACAACCCGCTGCCCGTGCCCAAGGTCATGCGCGGCCGATTCTTCGACAAGTACGCCACGGCCGGCAAGTCCTCGGGCACCGGCCTGGGCACATACTCGGCCAAGCTCTGCACCGAGGCCATGGGCGGCTGCATCAGGATGACAACCTCGGAGGAAGACGGTACCACGGTCACGGTGCAACTCCCGCTGGCGTAATGCACTCCGGCCTGGCCAGTCCCGGCAAGCCCGACCGCGCCACCTGAACACAACCCCGTGCCCCGCTTCCCCGATGCCCCAGACCCCTGACGCTCCCTGGCTCGTCTACATCCTCGAGTGCGCCGACGGCACCTACTACTGCGGCGTGACCACCGACCTGGACCGCCGCCTGGCCGAGCACAACGGCGAGGCTCCTGGCGGCGCGCGCTACACCCGCAGCCGCCGGCCGGTGCGTGTGGCCGCATCAGCGCCCTGCCCGGACCGTAGCGCTGCCTGCTCCCTGGAAGCGCGGATC from Oceanidesulfovibrio marinus includes:
- a CDS encoding VOC family protein, with amino-acid sequence MGKEGFGMIRGFDHIVLTVSDPEATAAFYDRALGLPMLRQGGRLAMACGSQKINLHRAGAEIVPHAARPTPGGADFCLRASCSLDAVIRRLEEAGVALGMGPVQRSGALGSMQSVYFRDLDGNLVEIADYQGID
- a CDS encoding radical SAM protein, which gives rise to MRIAPRLNLPGRPGAKLRLDVVQVAVTSRCNASCVYCPHTMYRKQWINQDLDPALFEAMLPALSGVKRIHLQGWGEPFLHPNLVDFISQAKRAGLHVSTTTNGARLDPKLLEAAVAAGLDDLGLSLAGVTAEENDAIRVSAPFEGVSETIARVHSLASKRPVPTLHIAYMALASHRQSVHRLPALMARLGVSEGVVSALGFAPDRHLEEEGMLARNDEEKRTLRSFRRSMFQLSLAAAFQGINLYYQLPRPKRRKSCPENVDSSLVVGADGQVAPCVMGRLPVKGNCYHWYAGEERLYAPMVFATLDADPAGQLAEAASGQARREFLRTFRNRPPQSCLQCVKRHMAPE
- a CDS encoding PAS domain-containing sensor histidine kinase; this translates as MADHEANEGAFHRDLFRAVFEKAPIGVFTSRPDGKNLDVNPALAEMLGYDSPQEVLANLAGLATRLLHDSGERPEDVKIIRQAPDLIVFSYKYTRPDGSSFIAFLHVCTITEPFSGTPYILGLVEDVTDMRNLQDKLAESEQRHRSLFEKAPVGIYQSTPDGTYLSVNPEFARLHGFSSPQELIDEVEDSSVQLYASPQRRRELLATLERHDEAVNFEALARRKDGSTFWSMRNVRLIRDAQGRPERIKGFVTDINERKQLESVREDVESIIRHDLKSPVVAMLAGLKMLSWRPLMDEDMDLVNELMGTAERMLHMLELSNVMHRIEQECYTLEPEPVDVTALLHEVSESMLASFPDRSISLEKPPADQTPCLIMVEPLLARTIVENLMKNALEATPDLGEVTITVSVSEDDVCIVAFHNPLPVPKVMRGRFFDKYATAGKSSGTGLGTYSAKLCTEAMGGCIRMTTSEEDGTTVTVQLPLA
- a CDS encoding GIY-YIG nuclease family protein — protein: MPQTPDAPWLVYILECADGTYYCGVTTDLDRRLAEHNGEAPGGARYTRSRRPVRVAASAPCPDRSAACSLEARIKRLPRAEKVAFLTSFSSC